The stretch of DNA GAAGCCATAGTAGTGAGGTAAAAGATTGCCTTGATCTTGATTGCATGGGATATATTTTAGAAGTTCCTCTCTAGTGTGTTCCCTTTGTGACTCTTAAGGCCCAAGACGTATCTTGCACTATCTCAGATAATATCATTCTGGTGTTTTTTCGTTTgacaaatttttataaattaatttagagGTAAGATGTTGTCAATTTTGTTGCTTGTTTATCGGCAGCGTACTAATTTTCTGGTTTATATGTTGAACATGTACTTCTGCTATAACTATTTATGTATGAGaagataatttttgttatatgtGATTAATAAACTAGGAAATTCGAAACTATTTGGCCTTGGCTCCCCATTTCTACAAAAGATACACTTGTATAAGAATTATTTCTGTTATATCTGAGCAAGGACTCTTGTATCTGGACTCAGATCACAAGCGCGATGCAGCGAGAGCCGAAGAAGCATTGACCATTTCCTATGGTAGTGAGCTGATTGGTATGCAAAGAGATTGGAATGAAGAATTGCAATCATGCAGAGAGTTCCCTCACACTTCTCCTCAGGAGAGGTACATGTGATATTTGACTACATTGATTTTTGGTAGCATAAAGTTATTCTTGTGGGATTCTATTCCTTTATTaaacatttcctttttttgcaGGATCTTACGTGACAGGGCACTTTACAAAGTGTCTTCTGACTTTGTTGATGCAGCGCTTAACGGAGCTATTGGTGTAATCAGCCGATGCATACCACCTATAAACCCAACTGATCCAGAATGTCTACACATGTCAGTGTGAATTGTCTGGCCTTTATATTTGATTCTTCATAGGCAacacatgttttattaattCTAGCTTTTGTCTTGCGTGAAAATTTTGGCAGTTGAGTAATTccctttgtttttataaaagtgGAGAAATGACAGAGcatctaatatttttacttttacagaTTTGTGTTTATGCATGAGTTTTTGTATTTCTGAAAAACTTGTTATTGTTATACTGTTGTAGGTATGTGCacaacaatatatttttcagttttgcTGTTGATGCCGATGTTGAACAGCTATCCAAGAAACGTGCATCTAATCAAGTGACTGAGAAGGTGTCCTCATCTGAAAAGGTTTCATGCGCGGAAGGAACCTGCGATAATGAAGAGCCTAACAGCTGCAATGAGGCGCCACTTGTTGAAAATGAGCAGGCAACATACGCTTCTGCAAACAATGACTTGAAAGGCACAAAGTTATATCAAGAAGCAGATGTCCCAGGGCTATATAATCTGGCAATGGCCATTATTGATTACAGAGGTCATAGGGTTGTTGCTCAGGTTTGTTCTAATACTTGAACTGCCAAGTCCTTATTCTTGAGATTGTATGTGTCTTGCTTGTGttcattttaatgtttaaaaaaatgttttagagtGTGCTACCGGGAATTCTTCAAGGGGATAAATCAGATGCGCTTTTGTATGGTTCAGTCGACAATGGCAAGAAAATATGCTGGAATGAAGATTTTCATGCTAAGGTAAATGGATATAGTCTGTCTTGTTGTTGGATAATGTAGGCTGAATTTGAAAACTCTAGAACTACATATTATTGATAAATATCTTTGTATTATTATAACACTGCTTTATTCCTAGCTGAACTCTTTAATCCTGATTAATTCCTTCTTCAGGTGCTAGAGGCTGCAAAACTTCTTCACATTAAGGAACATTCCGTCATTGATGCATccgaaaatgtcttcaagttGGCTGCACCAGTAGAGTGCAAGGGGATTGTTGGGAGTGATAACAGGCATTATCTCTTGGACTTGATGAGAGTGACGCCTCGTGATGCCAATTATACGGGTCCAGAGTCACGCTTTTGTGTTCTAAGACCAGAACTGATCACATCATTTTGCCAGGTACATATTCTTTATTCCTTAGAGAGAGTACACCCTTGACTTTCTTTTAACATGTATTTTCGTCATGAAGGCGGAATCattggaaaaatcaaaatgtaaaaCCAAGACTGACGAAGGGACTGATATCGTTTCCGATTCTTCTAATGTTACTGCTGATACTTCTAAAGTTGGTGATGCATCGAATGATGGAGGGGAAAATGGGGCTTCAACTTCTGATCAGGTATATTTTTCACTTATTGATCCTGATAGATATGTGCATTAAGCTTATTTCGTACTAATTGATGTCTCTAGTTTGAGTGGGTCTTTTGTATGCTGATATTTTGCATTTTCCATCTGCTTGATATACTCCGGTTATTGTGTGCACTGACTACTACTAGTTTATGGGGATGCTGTGTCTCACTTCAACTTTTTTGTCAAGTGAAAAGGCAGATAGACTAATTACGGAATAGGGTTGAGCCCTGTAACAATgataaatataacaattttaCTTATATTAGGCTGAATTATACAATTGGAATGGGTTGTTcagttctcttttgtttttgctttgagATTCTTTCCCATCCTTGCTTTCTACTGTTGGATGGAAATGTCTGAGGACAGGGCCATTGCTGATATCTGCGAGTTCATTACAGAAAACTATTTCTGAAAAGGAAAATACTACCACCGAAGATTCTGCAGCCCAGTCTTCTGAAAGTTCCAAATCATGTGATGAAATTGCATTTAACCCCAATGTCTTCACTGACTTCACATTAGGTGGCAATCAAGAGGTAGGCTATGTTGcttataagttatttttttctgatatttacaatttatttacATGATTGGACTCTTTTTTGGGTTAAATAGGAGATTGCTGCTGATGAAGAAAATGTGAAGAAAGTTAGTTCATACCTTGTGGATGTGGTCCTTCCAAAATTTATAGAAGATCTTTGCACTCTTGAAGTTTCGCCAATGGATGGTCAAACTTTGACTGAAGCACTCCATGCTCATGGTGTTAATGTTCGGTACATTGGAAGAGTAAGTTCGTCACTGCCATTATGATTTTGGTAGCTATCTCCATGTTTGGCTTTATTAACTGAAGCTGTGCACAACCAGGTTGCTAATGGGGTGAAGCATTTGTCTCATTTGTGGGATCTATGTCTTAATGAGATTACCGTGAGATCagcaaaacatattttgaagGTAATTCTGAATGTTGTAAAAATCATACTATAGATAAGATGGTGAACAAGATTTGCGGTATTTGGGGACAAGCTTATAGTAGTTTTTACATCATTGTGCAGGACATTTTAAGAGATATAGAGGACCACGATATTGGATCAGCAGTAGCTCATTTCTTAAATTGTTTCTTCGGAAACTATCAAGCTGCTGGTGGAAAAGCTAGCGCCAATAGCTCGCATgccaaaaatcaaaagaaggTTCTTGTGTGCTATCAGAATTCGTTTATTATAGTTCCATGTTTGTTCATCTTGAATTAGGATACTAATCTTTACAGCCATCGATAAAAGTTTCTCATGAACCAAATCATGTTTTTATTGCCTGACCCTTGAATTTGGACAGGATCAATCCGTCACCAAGAAGGCTCAAGGAAGAGGGAAAGGAAAAGCTTCTGCAAAGAAAAGTTTTGCATCGTATATGATGGTTGATTCCAACATTCTGTGGTCTGACATTCAGGAATTTGCCAAAGCCAAATATGAGGTAAGCCAAAGAGTCAATTATCAAATTTACGATTATTTAATTCATTGTCTATGTAAATGTCTTTACCTTCTGGGTTACCTAACCATCTGTAATTAATGCGAGTCTATTTTCAGTTTGAGCTGCCCGAACTGTCAAGAACTACAGCAAAAAAAGTATCAGTTCTTCGTAACCTCTGCCAAAAGGTATATTAACTAGATACACTTTTCTCGTTGCTTCATAATTTGTTTACGAGGGAACCCCTGATTAGCCAGTTCGTTATTGTTATTAATCCCTCCATTTCTGTTTTTAGGTTGGTATCAGTATTGCTGCTCACAAATACGACTTTAGTGCAACATCTCCTTTTGAGACATCAGATATATTGGATATTCGGCCTGTAATCAAGCACTCTGTCCCTGTATGCTCCGAGGCTAAAGATCTCGTTGAGATGGGGAAGGTTCAACTGGCTGAGGTACCTTCGTTATTTCACATTAGCTAATCCGTCTGTGTTTACATTGTTGTGCTCGTCTAGGCTGTTACATCCTGATAGCAGTGATATCTCTGTTTGCTAATTCTTGACAATATGTTTGTATTGGACAAGATCGAGAGAATCTTATATTGATTTGGGTTGCCATTTAACTGCTTGTTTTTCTTTGCGTCAGTTGCATCATGAAGTGTTCTTCTCATATTGTGGCCAAAATTCATTGTCTTGTATTTACCAAAATGATTAAACTTTTGTAGGGCATGCTTAGTGAATCCTACACATACTTTTCAGAGGCATTTTCGATACTTCAACAGGTAAGTACAAAGTAGTCTGTATATGCATCTTATACtgtcaaaataatatatcaCCAAAGGTGCTCATGATATTATTCTGATTCAGGTGACTGGTCCTATGCACAGGGAAGTTGCAAACTGTTGCAGGTATGTTTCTcgctgatttttgttttatgctgGAAAAATATCTATGGATTTCCGTTTTAGTTGCCTTAagatttttgtcttctttcgCTTTTCAGGTACCTTGCCATGGTTTTGTACCATGCAGGAGATATGGCTGGGGCCATAATGCAGCAACACAAGGAGCTCATTATAAATGAGCGATGCCTTGGGTTGGACCATCCTGACACTGCTCACAGGTATCAATCAACTATCTTTCATTTGTGTTTATATCGTATCTCGACCTGAGTTTGAAATTATTGTACTTTCAGCCGTTGACTTAAATGTTTAATACTGCAGCTATGGCAATATGGCTCTTTTCTACCATGGACTGAATCAGACAGAACTTGCTCTACAGAACATGGGTCGGGCCTTGCTTCTACTTGGCCTTTCATCTGGCCCTGATCATCCAGATGTTGCAGCTACATTTATAAATGTTGCCATGATGTATCAAGACATGGGCAAAATGGATACTGCTCTACGTTATCTTCAAGAGGCTTTGAAGAAAAATGAGAGACTTCTTGGTGCTGAACACATTCAGACTGCAGTATGCTATCACGCTCTTGCCATTGCATTCAACTGTATGGGCGCATTCAAGCTCTCACACCAGGTACTAAGAAATTTTCTAAAGACTTCTAGACACTCTACCTGTCTCACCTTCTGatgtaatttttctttcttgtcagCATGAGAAGAAAACCTATGACATACTTGTCAAACAATTGGGAGACGATGATTCTAGGACACGAGACTCTCTAAACTGGATGAAGACGTTTAAGATGCGCGAGCTTCAGGTTTGATGCAATGATAATGACTAGGACAACctcttttatttatgtatacattttgtttgtatttctcAAACTTTCTGGTTGGTTTTTGTGCCAGATGACTGCACAAAAGCAGAAAGGACAGGCAGCCAATGCAGCCAACACACAAAAGGCTATTGATCTCCTAAAGGTATACTTGCGGCTTTAGATATTGGCGTATTttactgaaaataaaaaaactcctTTATTAACGATGCTATAGAgttgaaacatatatatatatttaggctCTTCCCTGAGATGCTAATGAAATCATATTCGTGATTGGTTTGCAATAGGCACATCCAGACCTGATACATGCGTTCCAAAACGCAGCAGCTACTGGGAGGTCTAATGCACTGAACTCGGCTGTCCTTGGGGAGACTCAACCTCGGGGCAGAGGATTTGATGAAAGAGCAGCTCGTGCTGCAGCTGAAGTTAGGAAGAAAGCAGCTGCGAAGGGGCTACTGGTTCGCCCACATGGTGGTGTTCCAGTTCAAGCCATCCCACCGCTCTCTCAACTCCAAAACATGATCAATACCGCCACCACAGATTCTTCAGAGAAAGGTGGAGAAAACGGGGAGGCAAAGGtacaagagaagaaagaaacctcTGAAAATGGGAAAACAGAGAACCTGGCTCCTGCAGGATTAGGTGCCGGTTTAGCATCTTTGGATAGGAAGAagcaaaaatccaaaaaataagaaagtgtAGGATCTTGAAGGAAAGTGCAGGATTCTAAGTAGTGAAGTTTGGTTTTTTGTCGCTGGAAGTCGATAAACCCACTTGCTGATTTCATTACATGACAACACTTTTGTACCTTAAAGCTTTGTTTTCTTCCCATTATGTTTCTCAAAATGATTTGGTTTGGGTAAAGGCCCCCATCCAGGTAtgtctggttttttttttttctctctttttccccACACTTTTCTACGGATGTAATTTTATTCCACAAAAACGTCATTGATTTTTCTAGTTACTACTACTAGCCCTGTGTACTAGAATAAGCTCACAATCTTACAGTTATAAATGTAACTGTCTTTTCAGCATCACTTTGGATGCTTAATAGTTTACATAATAAAAgtatcttgttttgttttagaagTTGGCTGTTTTGTTTTAGATGGTGTGGCTACTTTAAAATCTCACCCACCATTAATCCAATAGCGATCAACCCTACTTAAACTTAAGTCTTCCACAACCGACCAAGCGTCAAAGCCGGGACGAGTCGAGCGAGGTTCAAAGCGAGTCGGTCAGTCTGGTACtgtcacaactcacaacttCCTTCTAGAAGAGTTCTAGGCCCAAAGTTAAGGCTTTTCTAAGGCCCAATTGTTCACAGAGGTTAGGAGAGAGAGACGACGGCTAATGGATAATGTAAGAGACACTTGATGATGAAACCacaactccttcttcttcttccttatcaaCACTTTCACTCCCTCCGACAATGGCGACTTTTCTAATGAATGTTGTTTCAATCAAACCTACAGTGTTCTCATTCCAGTCCGAATCCTTCAACCCTTCGCTAACACGGGTCAATGTATTCCCCTCAAAACCCTTTTCTTCTCTCGCCGGAACCATCTCCCGGAGCTCTAGAACAAGGTTCATTCCTTATGCAGTAatggaaacagaagaaaaaccCGCCGCTTTAGACCCTAATTCAGAAGCCGCCAGGCGTGTCTACATCGGGAACATACCCAGGACCGTAGACAATGACCAGCTCACCAAACTTGTTGAAGAACACGGTGCTGTTGAAAAAGTTCAGGTTTTTACTCTCAATTACATCTCATTCTTCTTTAGTTACTTAGTCCTCATCAAGATTTGTGATTTGAGTTATATGTTTTGgggttgttttttttcatcAGGTGATGTATGATAAGTATTCAGGACGAAGCCGCAGATTTGGGTTTGCTACAATGAAATCAGTTGAAGATGCCAATGCTGTGGTTGAGAAATTGAATGGCAATGTAAGAGATTTTTTCTAACTCCCTAATTGCTTCGTATTGTTAAGTTGTAAGATATGACAGAGCTTATGTTGTATATATTACCTCAGACCGTTGAAGGGCGTGAGAtaaaggttaacatcacagaGAAACCTATAGCATCGTCTCCTGATTTGTCACTGCTCCAGTCAGAAGATTCCGCATTTGTAGATAGTCCTTACAAAGTGTATGTTGGAAATCTAGCAAAGACTGTTACAAAAGAGATGCTTGAGAATTCGTTTTCTGAGAAAGGGAAAGTAGTAAGTGCCAAGGTTTCAAGAGTACCTGGAACTTCGAAATCCACCGGGTTTGGATTTGTTACGTTTTCTtcagaagaagatgttgaagctGCCATTTTGGCTCTTAACAACTCTGTAAGTGCCTCTGTAATTCTTCACATACAATTATAGAGTGTGCAGAGTCAAACTTTTTCTCACGTTGAGGTTTTATGAACTGCAGTTGCTGGAAGGACAGAAGATTCGGGTGAATAAGGCGTAGTAAGTGTAAGACGAGCCTTTGACATCATAAGAGCATGGAAAGAATCGTTTTTGAGGAGTTTGTTATGCAACTGCAAATCATTAGAGCATAGTATCATCTTGTATTCATTCTAAGTTTAAAAAGATGTTGACACTCAATGATACCCAATGAATTATCATCTTGTATTCAGTCTAAGTTGAAAAGATGTTGATGAAACTCAATGAGACGCTATGAAGTAGGTTAAAACAAACTCAAGAGAAATGCAATGAACATTCATGTTCTGATCGATCCTgtctatacaatatataaattgatgttaGACAAACATGATCAAGTGCAAGTCCATACTTGGAACTTGGAAGTGAGAGTGACGCTTACTTATAAAATTCACGTTTGCCGTTTGGGGTTATAGATTTCTTTGGCTTAAGTTAGTTGATAACTTATACCAACGGTCAGAGTAGACCAGAGCTTCGAGACACACTTGAATGAATCTCATCGGAGATTTCGTAGGCAAAACTGATCAGAATCTCAACTAAAAAATTCTCAGAAATCTCAAAGTTCAAatcttttgttctctttctgggtccttcttcttcaaccttttACCAATCGACCTTATCTTCATaatttgcttttgtgttttatCATTACGCAATAAAGCACCAGTCTTTACTCAATAAAATCAGGTGAAACGGAGCCAGGAGATGCTTAGTTTGCAGAGTCTTCCTCCTTTCTCCATCTCCTTCCCAAATCGGAACACCAATTCCTGCTCAACGGCTCCACCTCGTGCGACCACTGACTTTGCTGCTACACCAATCTCTCGCCGTCTTATCCTTCTCCGTCATGCTCACAGTTCCTGGGATGATCTTTCCCTCAGAGgtactcttctctttctctgattctcttctttatcctcaaacttgataaaaaaaaaaaatcaaacctttatgTCTGTGAGTCTGTCAAGGATAGACCATGATCGTCCTCTAAGTAAAACCGGACAAGTTGATGCTGCCAAAGTTGCTCAAATCCTCTCCTCACTTGGTTGGCTTCCCCAACTCATTCTCTCAAGGTTTCTTAATTCCAATACCCCAAGTTCCTCAAATTGCTTATTTTGTTTCCGTGATTAAGAATTGTGGTAAAATGTTTCATTTCACAGCGACGCCACACGCACTCGAGAGACACTGAAGTCAATGCAAGCGCAAGTGGATGAGTTTATGGAGGCAAATGTACATTTCATTCCGAGCTTTTACTCCATTGCTGCTATGGATGGCCAAACAGCTGAGCATCTTCATCAGATTATCTCCAAATATTCAACACCTGACATTACTACTGTCATGTTAGTTTCTCTCTATCACTCTTtttttgcttcatcttctttgtgCTGTCTTATCAATTCTTATCCCAATTGATACACAGGTGTATGGGGCATAATAAAGGTTGGGAAGAAGCAGCCTCTATGCTCTCTGGAGCTTCTGTTAAGTTGAAAACATGCAATGCTGCTTTGCTTCAGGCTTTTGGTGACTCCTGGGATGAAGTTTGTAGATTCCATCCCTTTTTCAGATATTCATGAGCTTGCTTTTTCTTTGACATGGAGctgattctttcttttgccCATCGCAGGCTTTTGCACTCTCCGGGCCTGGCGGATGGAAACTTGAGGGTGTAGTGGCTCCAGATAGTAGCATCTATGTGTAGTAGCAAGCATCCGAAGCTTCTAGTATACCATTTTTTCATGGTTGCTTTTCTCCTCTAGGCTTGCAGCTTTTGCTACTACAGTATGTTATTCTTACAACTGCTTTACTGTTTACACAATATATAAAAGGCGGTAAAGTTTCATCCTTGTCTCTCAATACCATGTAGCTATGCTTAGTTTTTAGCTGATGAGATGAACAACGCAAGATCGGATTGCGTCTCTTTATCAGATGCCTTATGTAAGATCCGAGCATCACAGAAATGTTCAAATGCAAtcttcatttatataaattggGGAGTTTGCATATTTACCAAGTGACTctgtttcattttattaatgttaTCATACACTTGTAGCTGTTTATGTGGTTAACGTTTAGAGTT from Camelina sativa cultivar DH55 chromosome 9, Cs, whole genome shotgun sequence encodes:
- the LOC104711764 gene encoding clustered mitochondria protein-like; this encodes MAGKSNKSKAKRAAAQSSAATTSTDVKSDAPVTAPVSAPATAPVPVTVPAPATDTVPAPDNDTVNAAAVDSVVPEANEVPPPLPKADESESQVANNDAQPKQGELRLYPVSVKTQSGGKMELQLNPGDSVMDIRQFLLDAPETCYFTCYELLLRNKDGETHHLEDYNEISEVADITTGGCSLEMVAALYDDRSIRAHVHRARDLLSLSTLHSSLSTTLALQYDAALNKVQNPGDKPKSDVPELECLGFMEDVPGSLRRLINSASEEIKSVENIVFSSFNPPPSHRRLVGDLIYLDVVSLEGNKYCITGTTKTFYVNSSSGNILDPRPSKSGLEAATLIGLLQKLSSKFKKAFREVMEKKASAHPFENVQSLLPPHSWLRTYPVPDHKRDAARAEEALTISYGSELIGMQRDWNEELQSCREFPHTSPQERILRDRALYKVSSDFVDAALNGAIGVISRCIPPINPTDPECLHMYVHNNIFFSFAVDADVEQLSKKRASNQVTEKVSSSEKVSCAEGTCDNEEPNSCNEAPLVENEQATYASANNDLKGTKLYQEADVPGLYNLAMAIIDYRGHRVVAQSVLPGILQGDKSDALLYGSVDNGKKICWNEDFHAKVLEAAKLLHIKEHSVIDASENVFKLAAPVECKGIVGSDNRHYLLDLMRVTPRDANYTGPESRFCVLRPELITSFCQAESLEKSKCKTKTDEGTDIVSDSSNVTADTSKVGDASNDGGENGASTSDQKTISEKENTTTEDSAAQSSESSKSCDEIAFNPNVFTDFTLGGNQEEIAADEENVKKVSSYLVDVVLPKFIEDLCTLEVSPMDGQTLTEALHAHGVNVRYIGRVANGVKHLSHLWDLCLNEITVRSAKHILKDILRDIEDHDIGSAVAHFLNCFFGNYQAAGGKASANSSHAKNQKKDQSVTKKAQGRGKGKASAKKSFASYMMVDSNILWSDIQEFAKAKYEFELPELSRTTAKKVSVLRNLCQKVGISIAAHKYDFSATSPFETSDILDIRPVIKHSVPVCSEAKDLVEMGKVQLAEGMLSESYTYFSEAFSILQQVTGPMHREVANCCRYLAMVLYHAGDMAGAIMQQHKELIINERCLGLDHPDTAHSYGNMALFYHGLNQTELALQNMGRALLLLGLSSGPDHPDVAATFINVAMMYQDMGKMDTALRYLQEALKKNERLLGAEHIQTAVCYHALAIAFNCMGAFKLSHQHEKKTYDILVKQLGDDDSRTRDSLNWMKTFKMRELQMTAQKQKGQAANAANTQKAIDLLKAHPDLIHAFQNAAATGRSNALNSAVLGETQPRGRGFDERAARAAAEVRKKAAAKGLLVRPHGGVPVQAIPPLSQLQNMINTATTDSSEKGGENGEAKVQEKKETSENGKTENLAPAGLGAGLASLDRKKQKSKK
- the LOC104711766 gene encoding 30S ribosomal protein 2, chloroplastic, with protein sequence MATFLMNVVSIKPTVFSFQSESFNPSLTRVNVFPSKPFSSLAGTISRSSRTRFIPYAVMETEEKPAALDPNSEAARRVYIGNIPRTVDNDQLTKLVEEHGAVEKVQVMYDKYSGRSRRFGFATMKSVEDANAVVEKLNGNTVEGREIKVNITEKPIASSPDLSLLQSEDSAFVDSPYKVYVGNLAKTVTKEMLENSFSEKGKVVSAKVSRVPGTSKSTGFGFVTFSSEEDVEAAILALNNSLLEGQKIRVNKA
- the LOC104711768 gene encoding uncharacterized protein LOC104711768; translated protein: MLSLQSLPPFSISFPNRNTNSCSTAPPRATTDFAATPISRRLILLRHAHSSWDDLSLRDHDRPLSKTGQVDAAKVAQILSSLGWLPQLILSSDATRTRETLKSMQAQVDEFMEANVHFIPSFYSIAAMDGQTAEHLHQIISKYSTPDITTVMCMGHNKGWEEAASMLSGASVKLKTCNAALLQAFGDSWDEAFALSGPGGWKLEGVVAPDSSIYV